The Chelatococcus sp. HY11 genome includes a window with the following:
- the panB gene encoding 3-methyl-2-oxobutanoate hydroxymethyltransferase translates to MSAASRDRRISTKDISARSAANPIVALTAYTMPMAKLLDPHCDLILVGDSLGMVVYGMDSTLGVTLDMMIAHGKAVMRGATRACVVVDMPFGSYQESREVAFRNAARVMAETGCSAVKLEGGIEMAETTAFLVARGIPVLGHVGLKPQSVHSHGGFRVQGRDEAMAEAIRRDAEAIAAAGAFAVVLEGTVEPLARAIATDLGTPVIGIGASPACQGQILVSEDILGLYGEFTPKFVKRYAELGTAAAEAVAAYAREVRSGQFPAPEHCFGMGPAKSPASSAKSAVKSAADSAPKSRAKSGAKSPAKSR, encoded by the coding sequence ATGAGCGCGGCCAGCCGTGATCGTCGTATATCGACGAAGGACATCAGCGCGCGCAGCGCGGCCAATCCGATCGTCGCTCTGACGGCCTATACGATGCCGATGGCGAAGCTCCTCGATCCCCATTGCGACCTCATTCTGGTCGGCGATTCGCTCGGGATGGTGGTCTATGGCATGGACTCCACGCTCGGCGTCACCCTCGACATGATGATCGCCCACGGCAAGGCGGTGATGCGTGGCGCCACGCGCGCTTGCGTGGTCGTCGACATGCCCTTCGGCAGCTACCAGGAATCGCGCGAGGTCGCCTTCCGCAACGCCGCCCGCGTCATGGCCGAGACCGGCTGTTCCGCCGTCAAGCTGGAGGGCGGGATCGAGATGGCGGAGACGACCGCCTTTCTCGTCGCGCGCGGCATTCCCGTGCTCGGCCATGTCGGCCTCAAGCCGCAGTCGGTGCACAGCCATGGCGGTTTCCGGGTGCAGGGCCGCGACGAGGCGATGGCCGAGGCTATCCGCCGGGACGCCGAGGCGATCGCGGCGGCGGGGGCCTTCGCGGTGGTTCTGGAAGGCACTGTCGAGCCGCTGGCGCGCGCCATTGCCACCGATCTCGGCACGCCGGTGATCGGCATCGGCGCCTCGCCGGCTTGCCAGGGGCAGATCCTGGTGAGCGAGGATATTCTTGGCCTCTATGGCGAGTTCACGCCGAAATTCGTGAAGCGCTACGCCGAGCTGGGAACAGCCGCGGCCGAGGCCGTCGCCGCCTATGCGCGGGAGGTCCGGAGCGGCCAGTTCCCCGCGCCGGAGCATTGCTTCGGCATGGGGCCCGCGAAGTCACCCGCGTCCTCTGCCAAGTCAGCCGTCAAGTCAGCCGCCGACTCCGCGCCAAAGTCACGTGCGAAGTCCGGAGCAAAGTCTCCCGCCAAATCCAGATAA
- the panC gene encoding pantoate--beta-alanine ligase: MSAALSSQPAIAETVDALRAIVRGYRAAGETVALVPTMGALHEGHLQLVREGRKSADRVIATIFVNPTQFGPNEDFARYPRDQEGDLAKLASAGANAVFLPTVAVMYPPGFATTVTVSGVSEGLCGAFRPGHFAGVATVVTKLLLQALPDAALFGEKDYQQLQVIKRFARDLDIPVSIRGVPTIREADGLALSSRNAYLTSAERAVAPRLHGLLVEIAEKLRAGEDAAPLLAAGMDRLREAGFGPVQYLAFVDAETLAPLDRAERPGRLLVAAYLGKTRLIDNIPVAPQGACSFPEA, encoded by the coding sequence ATGAGTGCTGCCCTGTCATCACAGCCCGCGATTGCCGAAACCGTCGACGCGCTGCGCGCCATCGTGCGGGGGTATCGCGCCGCGGGAGAGACGGTCGCCCTTGTCCCGACCATGGGGGCGCTGCATGAGGGCCATCTGCAACTGGTCCGCGAAGGTCGCAAATCGGCTGACCGGGTCATCGCCACGATTTTCGTCAATCCGACCCAATTCGGGCCGAATGAGGATTTCGCACGCTACCCGCGCGATCAGGAGGGCGATCTCGCAAAGCTGGCGAGCGCCGGCGCCAACGCCGTCTTCCTGCCGACCGTCGCGGTGATGTATCCGCCGGGCTTTGCCACCACGGTCACCGTCAGCGGCGTCAGCGAGGGCCTGTGCGGGGCTTTCCGCCCCGGGCATTTCGCCGGTGTCGCCACGGTGGTGACCAAGCTTCTCCTGCAGGCGCTGCCGGATGCCGCGCTGTTCGGCGAGAAGGACTACCAGCAGCTCCAGGTCATCAAGCGGTTCGCGCGGGATCTCGACATTCCGGTCTCCATTCGCGGCGTGCCCACCATCCGCGAGGCGGACGGTCTCGCCCTGTCCTCGCGCAACGCCTATCTCACCTCCGCCGAGCGCGCTGTGGCGCCGCGTCTCCATGGGCTGCTCGTCGAGATCGCGGAGAAGCTCCGGGCGGGGGAGGATGCCGCGCCCTTGCTGGCGGCCGGGATGGACCGTCTGCGTGAGGCCGGCTTCGGGCCAGTGCAGTATCTGGCCTTCGTGGATGCGGAAACGCTCGCGCCACTCGACCGGGCGGAACGTCCCGGCCGGTTGCTGGTCGCCGCCTATCTCGGCAAGACACGGCTGATCGACAACATCCCCGTGGCGCCGCAGGGCGCTTGCAGCTTTCCCGAGGCCTAA